A portion of the Gammaproteobacteria bacterium genome contains these proteins:
- a CDS encoding YebC/PmpR family DNA-binding transcriptional regulator: MAGHSKWANIQHRKGAQDAKRGKIFTKLIREITVSARMGGGDPATNPRLRHAIDKALDQNMTRDTIERATKRGAGKLEGEHYEEVRYEGYGPGGAAVIVDCMTDNRVRTVAEVRHAFTKCGGNLGTDGSVAYLFTQRGVFSYAPGSDENSIMEAALEAGADDIITHDDGSIDVLTSPEQFLSVKQAMSAAGLAPEQGEVTMQSSTSATLGMDDGQRMVKLLDMLEDLDDVQNVYSNADIPDTVMPKTA, from the coding sequence ATGGCAGGTCATTCCAAATGGGCCAATATTCAGCATCGCAAGGGCGCCCAGGACGCCAAACGCGGCAAGATATTCACCAAGCTTATCCGTGAAATCACCGTATCCGCGCGCATGGGCGGTGGCGACCCCGCCACCAACCCGCGTCTGCGTCACGCCATCGACAAGGCGCTGGATCAGAACATGACGCGCGATACCATCGAGCGTGCGACCAAGCGCGGCGCCGGCAAGCTTGAAGGTGAACACTACGAAGAGGTGCGCTATGAGGGCTACGGCCCGGGCGGTGCGGCGGTAATAGTCGATTGCATGACCGACAACCGGGTGCGCACCGTGGCCGAGGTACGCCACGCCTTCACCAAGTGCGGCGGCAACCTCGGCACCGACGGGTCGGTGGCCTATTTGTTCACCCAGCGTGGCGTGTTCTCCTACGCGCCGGGCAGCGATGAAAACAGTATCATGGAAGCGGCGCTGGAGGCGGGAGCCGACGACATCATCACCCACGATGACGGCTCCATCGACGTGCTCACCTCACCCGAACAGTTTCTCAGCGTCAAGCAGGCGATGAGCGCGGCAGGGCTCGCACCGGAACAGGGCGAGGTCACCATGCAATCATCCACCAGTGCCACGCTTGGCATGGACGATGGACAGCGCATGGTCAAACTGCTCGACATGCTGGAGGACCTCGACGACGTGCAGAATGTATATTCCAATGCAGACATCCCCGATACCGTGATGCCCAAAACGGCGTGA
- the ruvC gene encoding crossover junction endodeoxyribonuclease RuvC, whose amino-acid sequence MRILGVDPGSRLTGFGVIDIANGRSCYVTSGCIRLPDGPLAERLKVIFESMTELVASHRPDIMAVERVFMHRNADSALKLGHARGAAICAGVTQGLEITEYTPAEIKQAVVGRGNAAKAQVQHMICVLLKLPGKPQADAADALAVALCHGHQLTPAAALAGGQRLRRSRR is encoded by the coding sequence ATCCGTATCCTTGGCGTTGATCCCGGCTCGCGCCTCACCGGTTTTGGGGTGATCGATATTGCAAACGGCCGGTCGTGCTATGTCACCAGCGGCTGCATACGGCTGCCCGATGGGCCGCTGGCGGAGCGCCTGAAAGTCATTTTCGAAAGCATGACAGAACTTGTTGCCAGCCACCGTCCTGACATCATGGCCGTTGAACGTGTATTCATGCATCGCAACGCCGATTCCGCGCTCAAGCTCGGGCACGCACGCGGCGCGGCAATCTGCGCCGGCGTCACACAGGGCCTCGAAATTACCGAGTACACACCGGCGGAAATCAAACAGGCCGTGGTCGGGCGCGGCAATGCCGCCAAGGCGCAAGTGCAGCACATGATATGCGTGCTGCTCAAGCTTCCCGGGAAGCCGCAGGCGGATGCTGCCGACGCACTGGCCGTGGCGCTGTGCCATGGCCATCAGCTGACACCCGCCGCCGCACTGGCGGGCGGGCAACGTTTGCGGCGGTCGCGCCGATGA
- a CDS encoding 4Fe-4S dicluster domain-containing protein: MTAQSRLLARVDFDRLIQTLAAQGYRVMGPRERAGAIMFDEIARAEDLPVGLVSAQQPGSYRLEDSGNGRFFDYVHGPESLKRLLFAPEERLWTVSAEGMVSFKETLPEARPVAVIGARACDIAGMQVQDRTFLAGSHNPYADPYYQTRRENLFIVAVNCTRSATTCFCASMDTGPRARGGYDLALTELEDDFLLESGSAAGAVVLAALSLRSAEAGDEASAAQAIEVAAVSQTRRMDSTDIQALLFDNLEHPRWDDVAERCLSCGNCTMVCPTCFCHRETDVTSLDGAVSEHRRQWDSCFALDHSYLHGAQIRPQIRQRYRQWLTHKLASWIEQFGTSGCVGCGRCITWCPTGIDLIEEVNAIRATPGAQKATDI, encoded by the coding sequence ATGACTGCACAATCCCGGCTGCTGGCGCGAGTGGATTTCGATAGGCTTATCCAGACGCTTGCAGCTCAGGGTTACCGCGTAATGGGGCCGCGTGAGCGCGCCGGTGCCATTATGTTCGACGAGATCGCGCGCGCAGAGGATTTACCTGTCGGTCTTGTGAGTGCGCAGCAGCCCGGCAGTTACCGGCTCGAAGATTCAGGCAATGGACGGTTTTTTGATTACGTGCACGGCCCCGAATCGCTCAAGCGATTGCTGTTTGCGCCGGAAGAGCGGCTGTGGACGGTATCCGCCGAGGGTATGGTTTCCTTCAAGGAGACGCTGCCCGAGGCGCGGCCCGTCGCGGTGATCGGAGCGCGCGCGTGTGACATCGCAGGCATGCAGGTGCAGGATCGTACATTTCTGGCGGGCAGCCACAACCCCTATGCCGACCCGTATTATCAGACACGGCGCGAAAATCTGTTTATCGTCGCGGTGAACTGCACGCGCTCGGCGACGACGTGCTTCTGCGCCTCGATGGATACCGGCCCGCGTGCCCGCGGAGGTTATGATCTTGCGCTCACCGAACTGGAAGATGATTTTCTGCTGGAATCTGGCAGCGCGGCAGGTGCGGTGGTACTTGCCGCGTTGTCGCTGAGAAGTGCAGAGGCGGGAGATGAGGCTTCTGCGGCGCAGGCCATCGAGGTCGCAGCGGTATCACAGACACGGCGCATGGACAGCACCGATATCCAGGCGCTGCTGTTTGACAATCTCGAACATCCGCGCTGGGATGATGTGGCGGAGCGCTGCCTGTCGTGCGGCAATTGCACTATGGTATGCCCCACCTGTTTCTGTCACCGCGAGACGGACGTGACCTCGCTCGACGGCGCCGTGAGCGAACACCGGCGCCAGTGGGATTCCTGCTTTGCGCTGGATCACAGCTACCTGCACGGCGCGCAGATCCGTCCGCAGATCCGCCAGCGTTACCGCCAGTGGCTCACGCACAAGCTTGCCTCATGGATCGAGCAGTTCGGCACCAGCGGCTGCGTGGGCTGTGGGCGCTGCATCACCTGGTGCCCCACCGGTATCGACCTGATTGAGGAAGTGAATGCCATCCGCGCCACCCCCGGGGCGCAGAAGGCCACAGATATATGA
- a CDS encoding diguanylate cyclase gives MGNLPLAAKILENIMEGVVITDAHKNIEYVNPAFCTITGYSAGEVIGKNPKILKSGHHDEAFYKTMWASLARTGQWQGEIWNRRKNGEVYPEWENIVIIRDDAGSIINYVAIFSDISTLKHKEQRFYHLAHHDALTGLPNRLLFDDRLQQMLAQASRQSQMLAVLFIDLDDFKTINDTQGHAVGDQLLRIAAERLMGCVRSADTVARLGGDEFTALLTNIARRRDAELVAQKILEMLARAFVIGKQELFTTASIGIALYPADGVDAETLFHNADSAMYCAKQAGKNKYRLYSPTLAPAE, from the coding sequence ATGGGAAATCTGCCGTTGGCAGCCAAGATTCTGGAAAACATCATGGAGGGCGTGGTCATCACCGACGCGCACAAAAACATCGAGTATGTGAATCCGGCGTTTTGCACCATCACCGGCTACAGCGCCGGGGAAGTGATCGGCAAGAATCCTAAAATACTGAAGTCTGGTCACCACGATGAGGCTTTTTACAAAACCATGTGGGCCAGCCTTGCGCGCACAGGCCAATGGCAGGGTGAAATCTGGAACCGGCGCAAGAACGGCGAGGTCTACCCGGAATGGGAAAACATCGTCATCATCCGTGATGACGCGGGCAGCATCATCAATTATGTCGCCATCTTCAGCGACATCAGCACACTCAAGCACAAGGAGCAGCGCTTTTATCATCTTGCCCATCATGATGCGCTCACCGGCCTGCCCAACCGCCTGCTGTTCGACGATCGCCTGCAGCAGATGCTGGCCCAGGCCAGCCGCCAGAGTCAAATGCTGGCGGTGCTGTTTATCGATCTCGACGATTTCAAGACGATCAACGACACGCAAGGTCATGCGGTCGGCGACCAACTGCTGCGCATCGCCGCCGAACGCCTCATGGGTTGCGTGCGCAGCGCCGACACCGTCGCCCGTCTCGGCGGCGACGAATTCACTGCGCTGCTGACCAATATCGCCAGACGGCGTGATGCGGAGCTGGTGGCACAAAAAATACTTGAAATGCTGGCGCGCGCATTCGTGATCGGCAAGCAGGAGCTGTTCACCACCGCCAGCATCGGCATCGCGCTTTACCCTGCCGATGGAGTCGACGCTGAGACCCTATTCCATAACGCCGACAGCGCCATGTACTGCGCCAAACAGGCTGGCAAAAACAAATACCGGCTATACAGCCCAACCCTGGCCCCGGCTGAATAG
- a CDS encoding MBL fold metallo-hydrolase has translation MKIRFLGATGTVTGSKYLVTCGSRKILVDCGLFQGYKQLRLRNRAALAVDPREIDAVVLTHAHLDHSGYLPLLIKNGFKGKVYCSAATRDLCGILLPDSGYLQEEEARYANKRGYSKHAPALPLYTEEDARNALRQLSPIAFEHDADLGAGLTLRLIPNGHILGSACALLSDTHMRLLFSGDLGRPHDPTMYAPRPIQHTDYLVIESTYGNRRHDQSDPQEELAEVINRTVARSGMVLIPAFAVGRTQTLLHYLRLLKDAGTIPDIPVFLNSPLATSATNIFCDNADIHRLTPQECEAISGMVKYVNSVEESKALNRRKGPMIIISASGMATGGRVLHHLKAFAPDARNTILFSGFQAGGTRGAAMLDGAESVKIHGEYIPVHAEVAALDNLSAHADYVEIIDWLRHFDAPPRTTFITHGEPAAADGLRQHIEEQLGWQVVLPDYLETVALE, from the coding sequence GTGAAGATACGTTTTCTGGGTGCGACCGGTACCGTCACCGGCTCCAAGTACCTGGTCACCTGCGGTAGCAGAAAAATACTGGTGGATTGTGGTCTGTTTCAGGGCTACAAACAGCTGCGCTTGCGTAATCGCGCGGCATTGGCGGTGGATCCCCGCGAAATCGATGCTGTCGTGCTCACGCACGCCCACCTTGACCACAGCGGCTATCTCCCGTTACTGATCAAAAACGGCTTTAAGGGCAAGGTGTATTGCAGCGCCGCAACCCGTGACTTGTGCGGCATTTTGCTGCCGGACAGTGGTTACCTGCAGGAAGAAGAGGCGCGCTACGCCAACAAGCGCGGCTATTCCAAACATGCCCCGGCACTGCCGCTGTACACAGAAGAGGACGCCAGGAACGCCTTGCGCCAGCTGTCACCCATAGCCTTCGAGCACGATGCTGATCTGGGTGCCGGCCTGACGTTGCGGCTGATTCCCAATGGCCACATCCTCGGTTCAGCGTGTGCGCTGCTCAGTGATACGCACATGCGCCTGCTGTTTTCAGGTGATCTGGGGCGCCCGCATGACCCTACCATGTATGCACCACGCCCCATACAGCATACAGACTACCTGGTAATAGAGTCGACCTACGGCAACCGCCGTCACGACCAGTCTGATCCGCAGGAAGAGCTGGCAGAAGTCATCAACCGCACTGTCGCACGCAGTGGTATGGTGCTGATTCCGGCCTTTGCGGTGGGCCGCACGCAGACCTTGCTGCATTACCTCCGCTTGCTGAAAGACGCCGGCACTATCCCCGACATCCCGGTGTTTCTCAACAGCCCGCTCGCCACAAGCGCCACAAATATCTTCTGCGATAATGCAGACATACATCGCCTCACCCCTCAGGAATGTGAGGCGATATCGGGCATGGTAAAGTACGTCAACAGTGTCGAAGAGTCCAAGGCGCTCAACCGGCGCAAGGGGCCGATGATCATTATCTCCGCGAGCGGCATGGCGACCGGTGGGCGCGTGCTGCACCACCTCAAGGCGTTCGCGCCTGATGCGCGCAATACCATTCTGTTTTCCGGCTTCCAGGCCGGGGGCACGCGCGGTGCGGCGATGCTGGATGGTGCCGAATCGGTCAAGATTCACGGCGAATACATACCGGTGCACGCCGAAGTGGCGGCGCTCGACAATCTCTCCGCGCATGCAGATTATGTCGAAATCATCGACTGGCTGCGGCATTTTGATGCGCCCCCTCGCACCACCTTCATCACCCACGGCGAGCCCGCCGCCGCGGACGGCCTGCGGCAGCACATCGAAGAACAACTGGGCTGGCAGGTGGTGCTACCGGATTACCTGGAAACCGTCGCGCTGGAGTAA
- a CDS encoding sulfhydrogenase subunit delta encodes MTQKLRIAVHKFASCDGCQIQFLNLEQDLLTLARQVEIVHFAEATSVMQPGPYDVSFVEGSISTSADLQRIQQVRAASRMLITIGACATAGGLQALRNWQDHGEFVRAIYARPDYIDSLAQSTPVSAHVKVDAELWGCPIDQQQLKRVLGDVLARITPRIPGESVCMECKRAGNVCVLVAKAEPCLGPVTRTGCGALCPRYERDCYGCFGPQEDGNARALGRRFQALGLSADEIVRRFRFINGWAPAMQAAASAWEKPAMSVSRPHE; translated from the coding sequence ATGACACAGAAACTGCGCATCGCCGTGCACAAGTTTGCCTCCTGCGACGGCTGCCAGATTCAGTTTTTGAATCTGGAGCAGGATCTGCTCACCCTGGCGCGCCAGGTGGAGATTGTGCATTTCGCCGAGGCCACCAGCGTCATGCAGCCGGGCCCGTATGACGTGTCTTTTGTGGAGGGCTCGATTTCAACCTCGGCGGATTTACAGCGCATCCAGCAGGTGCGCGCTGCGAGCCGCATGCTCATCACCATCGGCGCGTGCGCCACCGCAGGGGGTCTGCAGGCGCTGCGCAACTGGCAGGATCACGGCGAGTTTGTGCGCGCGATCTATGCGCGCCCCGATTACATCGACAGCCTCGCGCAGTCCACGCCCGTCTCGGCGCACGTCAAGGTGGATGCCGAGTTGTGGGGCTGTCCGATCGACCAGCAGCAGTTGAAGCGCGTACTGGGCGACGTACTTGCGCGCATCACGCCGCGCATACCCGGCGAGTCGGTCTGCATGGAATGCAAGCGCGCGGGCAATGTGTGCGTACTGGTCGCCAAGGCGGAGCCGTGCCTGGGCCCCGTCACGCGCACCGGCTGCGGAGCACTGTGCCCGCGCTATGAGCGCGACTGTTACGGCTGCTTCGGGCCGCAGGAGGACGGCAACGCGCGCGCGCTGGGCCGCCGTTTTCAGGCGCTGGGTCTGTCCGCTGACGAGATCGTGCGCCGCTTCCGTTTCATCAACGGCTGGGCGCCCGCGATGCAGGCGGCGGCATCCGCGTGGGAGAAGCCGGCGATGTCCGTGAGCCGCCCGCATGAGTGA
- the ppsA gene encoding phosphoenolpyruvate synthase, which yields MPNYILWFDKIGLQDLPVVGGKNASLGEMYCALGAQGVKVPNGFAVSAQAYWHVLDSAGVRDELQRLMTGIDTQGVAERARRGALARDLVRGAGIPEDLWGEIREAYDKLCAQYGAAQTDVAVRSSATAEDLPTASFAGQQESYLNICGHGALREAVIKCLASLFTDRAISYRIDQGFDHFQVALSVGVQKMVRSDLAASGVIFTLDTETGFRDVIFITGSYGLGENIVQGTVDPDEFYVFKPTLRAGHQPLIRRRAGSKQLRMVYAEGGVGASTRNLAVPEAERRKFCISNDEVMTLADYALKIEDYYSRQAGHDQPMDIEWAKDGVSNELFIVQARPETVQSQRRGDVLETYVLEEHAAPVLQGKSVGQKIGAGMARLIAGVDHLADFQPGEVLVAETTTPDWEPVMKQAAAIVTSRGGRTCHAAIVARELGIPAVVGAEGALQALVSGEEFTVSCAEGDVGNIYRGKLNYRVERAELTNLDRPHTKIMMNLADPDQAFGMSFIPNDGVGLARIEFIINSSIKVHPLALLYPERITDRRVRKEIEALTTGYKDKSEYFVARLAEGVATIAAAFYPKPVIVRLSDFKSNEYASLVGGKDFEPQEENPMLGFRGAARYTHPDYAEGFALECRALKRVREEMGLTNVKLMVPFCRRVEEGERVIAALAQHGLERGKNELEVYVMCEIPNNVMQIDAFAKLFDGFSIGSNDLTQLTLGVDRDSALVAFEFDERDPGVLEMMRLAVEGARRNGRHSGICGQAPSDYPEVAEFLVRTGIDSISLNPDTVLKTTLRIVQLEADLKQAPGAK from the coding sequence ATGCCCAACTATATACTCTGGTTTGACAAGATTGGCTTGCAGGATTTGCCTGTGGTCGGCGGCAAGAATGCCTCGCTGGGTGAGATGTACTGCGCGCTGGGTGCGCAGGGCGTGAAGGTGCCCAATGGCTTTGCCGTCAGCGCGCAGGCCTACTGGCATGTACTTGACAGTGCGGGCGTGCGCGATGAATTGCAGCGCCTGATGACGGGTATTGACACGCAGGGTGTGGCCGAGCGCGCGCGGCGCGGTGCGCTCGCGCGTGACCTGGTTCGTGGCGCGGGTATTCCGGAAGACCTGTGGGGCGAGATACGCGAGGCCTACGACAAGCTGTGCGCGCAGTATGGAGCGGCGCAGACCGATGTTGCCGTGCGCTCATCTGCCACCGCCGAAGACCTGCCCACGGCCTCATTCGCCGGGCAGCAGGAAAGCTATCTCAATATCTGCGGCCACGGTGCGTTGCGCGAGGCGGTAATCAAATGCCTGGCCAGCCTGTTTACCGACCGCGCCATTTCCTATCGCATCGACCAGGGCTTCGATCATTTTCAGGTGGCCCTTTCCGTCGGTGTGCAAAAGATGGTGCGTTCGGATCTCGCCGCGAGCGGTGTGATCTTTACCCTCGACACAGAGACCGGTTTCCGCGATGTAATTTTTATCACAGGCAGCTACGGCCTGGGCGAAAATATTGTGCAAGGCACGGTGGATCCGGATGAATTCTATGTGTTCAAGCCCACCCTGCGTGCCGGTCATCAGCCGCTGATCAGGCGTCGCGCAGGCAGCAAGCAGTTGCGCATGGTGTACGCCGAGGGCGGAGTGGGAGCCTCTACACGTAACCTTGCCGTGCCGGAGGCCGAACGCAGAAAATTCTGTATCAGCAACGACGAAGTGATGACGCTGGCCGATTACGCGCTCAAGATCGAAGATTATTATTCACGTCAGGCGGGACACGACCAGCCGATGGACATCGAGTGGGCCAAGGATGGCGTTAGCAACGAATTATTTATTGTGCAGGCGCGGCCTGAAACCGTGCAATCGCAACGCCGTGGCGATGTGCTGGAAACCTACGTGCTGGAAGAGCACGCCGCGCCGGTGTTGCAGGGCAAGAGCGTGGGACAGAAAATCGGCGCAGGTATGGCGCGTCTCATCGCCGGTGTCGACCACCTGGCAGATTTCCAGCCCGGCGAGGTGCTGGTGGCCGAGACCACCACGCCCGACTGGGAGCCGGTGATGAAGCAGGCCGCCGCTATCGTGACCAGCCGCGGTGGCCGCACCTGCCATGCCGCCATCGTGGCGCGCGAGTTGGGCATTCCCGCGGTGGTGGGTGCGGAGGGCGCGCTACAGGCGCTGGTGTCCGGCGAGGAATTTACGGTGTCATGTGCCGAAGGCGATGTGGGGAATATCTACCGCGGAAAATTGAACTACCGGGTAGAGCGCGCTGAGCTCACAAATCTCGACAGGCCACACACAAAAATCATGATGAATCTGGCCGATCCGGATCAGGCCTTCGGGATGTCTTTCATCCCCAACGACGGTGTGGGCCTCGCGCGCATCGAGTTCATTATCAACAGCAGCATCAAGGTTCATCCGCTCGCGCTGCTGTACCCAGAGCGTATCACCGATCGCCGTGTGCGCAAGGAGATAGAAGCGCTGACCACAGGCTACAAGGACAAAAGCGAATATTTTGTTGCGCGGCTGGCCGAGGGCGTGGCGACCATCGCCGCCGCATTTTACCCCAAGCCGGTAATCGTACGGCTGTCGGATTTCAAATCGAACGAGTACGCCAGCCTTGTCGGCGGCAAGGATTTTGAACCGCAGGAAGAAAATCCCATGCTGGGGTTTCGCGGTGCGGCACGTTACACCCATCCTGACTATGCTGAGGGTTTTGCGCTGGAGTGTCGTGCGCTGAAACGCGTACGTGAGGAGATGGGCCTCACCAACGTCAAGCTCATGGTGCCTTTCTGCCGCCGGGTGGAGGAGGGCGAACGGGTCATTGCCGCGCTGGCGCAGCATGGGCTGGAGCGCGGCAAAAATGAGCTGGAAGTGTATGTGATGTGCGAGATACCCAACAACGTCATGCAGATCGACGCATTCGCGAAGCTGTTCGACGGCTTTTCCATCGGCTCAAACGATCTTACCCAGCTTACGCTGGGCGTCGATCGCGATTCCGCGCTGGTGGCGTTCGAGTTTGACGAGCGTGACCCCGGCGTGCTGGAGATGATGCGGCTGGCGGTGGAGGGTGCGCGCCGCAACGGGCGCCATTCCGGCATCTGTGGACAGGCACCGTCGGATTATCCCGAGGTGGCGGAGTTTCTGGTGCGCACGGGCATCGACTCCATATCACTCAATCCGGACACCGTGCTCAAGACCACGTTGCGCATCGTGCAACTGGAGGCGGATTTGAAACAAGCGCCCGGCGCGAAATGA
- the ruvB gene encoding Holliday junction branch migration DNA helicase RuvB, which yields MIDTDRLISPQAAARDDDSVDRAMRPKRLADYVGQAPVREQMDIFIRAARARQEALDHVLIFGPPGLGKTTLAHIIAHEMGVNLKHTSGPVLERPGDLAAILTNLEPNDVLFVDEIHRLSPVVEEILYPALEDYQLDIMIGEGPAARSIKLDLPPFTLVGATTRAGLLTSPLRDRFGIVQRLEFYTRADLQLIVQRSAQILNLALDPDGAVQIAGRSRGTPRIANRLLRRVRDFAEVKAAGRITGDIADQALAMLDVDSNGFDMMDRKLLLAVIEKFDGGPVGLDNLAAALGEERDTIEDVLEPFLIQQGFLMRTPRGRVATRAAYQHFGLKPPQNHASPATSPDLFNDDA from the coding sequence ATGATAGACACCGACCGCCTCATCTCCCCTCAGGCTGCCGCACGCGACGATGACAGCGTAGACCGCGCCATGCGGCCCAAACGCCTGGCCGACTACGTTGGCCAGGCGCCAGTGCGCGAACAGATGGACATCTTCATCCGCGCCGCGCGGGCACGCCAGGAGGCACTGGATCACGTACTCATCTTCGGCCCGCCGGGGCTCGGCAAGACCACGCTCGCGCACATTATTGCCCACGAGATGGGGGTCAACCTCAAACACACCTCAGGACCGGTGCTGGAGCGCCCCGGCGATCTCGCCGCCATCCTCACCAACCTGGAGCCGAATGACGTGCTGTTCGTGGACGAGATACACCGCCTGAGCCCGGTGGTGGAGGAAATCCTCTATCCTGCGCTGGAAGACTATCAGCTCGACATCATGATCGGAGAGGGCCCGGCGGCGCGCTCGATCAAGCTCGACCTGCCGCCGTTCACACTGGTCGGCGCCACCACCCGCGCCGGGCTGCTTACTTCACCTCTGCGCGACCGCTTCGGCATCGTGCAGCGACTGGAATTTTATACGCGCGCCGACCTGCAGCTGATCGTGCAGCGCTCGGCGCAGATTCTGAATCTTGCCCTTGATCCGGACGGCGCCGTCCAGATTGCCGGGCGCTCGCGCGGCACACCGCGCATCGCCAACCGCCTGCTGCGCCGCGTGCGCGACTTCGCCGAGGTCAAGGCCGCAGGACGCATCACAGGTGACATCGCGGATCAGGCACTCGCCATGCTTGATGTCGACAGCAACGGTTTCGACATGATGGATCGCAAGCTGCTGCTGGCCGTAATTGAAAAATTCGACGGCGGGCCGGTCGGCCTGGACAACCTTGCCGCAGCACTGGGCGAGGAGCGCGACACCATCGAAGACGTACTGGAGCCGTTTCTGATTCAGCAGGGCTTCCTCATGCGCACCCCCCGCGGGCGCGTCGCCACCCGGGCCGCCTACCAGCACTTCGGACTCAAACCGCCGCAAAACCATGCCAGCCCCGCCACCTCGCCGGACTTATTTAACGACGATGCCTGA
- the ruvA gene encoding Holliday junction branch migration protein RuvA, which produces MIGRLRGILLTRQPPQLTLEVQGVGYDIEAPMSTFYELPPTGSEVVLHTHLVVRDDAHLLFGFATEAERLFFRNLLKVNGIGARVALTILSGITVAGFARCVQDNDSASLTRLPGVGKKTAERLILEMRDRLSDWHIGPALAAGSAAVPLSEKTDPASDAVRALIALGYKPQEASRMVHTLDSAGLSSEQIIRRALQSMAKA; this is translated from the coding sequence ATGATCGGCCGGCTACGCGGCATTCTGCTTACCCGGCAACCGCCGCAACTCACGCTGGAGGTGCAGGGTGTGGGCTATGATATTGAGGCACCGATGTCCACGTTTTACGAACTGCCGCCAACCGGCAGCGAGGTCGTGTTGCACACCCATCTGGTAGTGCGCGACGATGCACACCTGCTGTTCGGCTTCGCCACCGAGGCCGAACGCCTCTTCTTCCGCAACCTGCTCAAGGTCAACGGCATTGGCGCCAGGGTAGCGCTCACCATTTTGTCCGGTATCACCGTCGCCGGCTTTGCCCGTTGCGTGCAAGACAATGACAGCGCAAGCCTCACCCGCCTGCCCGGCGTCGGCAAAAAGACCGCCGAGCGCCTGATTCTCGAAATGCGCGACCGCCTGAGCGACTGGCATATCGGCCCTGCGCTTGCTGCCGGGTCGGCAGCCGTGCCACTGAGCGAGAAGACCGACCCGGCAAGTGATGCCGTACGCGCACTGATCGCGCTCGGCTATAAGCCGCAGGAGGCGAGCCGCATGGTGCATACCCTTGACAGCGCCGGACTCAGCAGCGAGCAGATCATCCGCCGTGCATTGCAATCCATGGCCAAGGCGTAA
- a CDS encoding FAD/NAD(P)-binding protein: MSAMAHAINPYLPQRAEVVERLEEGRDIFTLRLRLCDETARAAYSFQPGQFNMLYLIGAGEVAISIVSDPDNPGLIDHTIRAVGRVTQGLQQLKPGDTLGLRGPFGRGWPLEAARGRSLLLITGGLGCAPTTSMIHYALQRRAQYGALTICHGVKHPDDLIYTDRIQSWCGAPDTQVLLTADKGTPEWRGRVGLVTQTLDDVEPELFKGVAMMCGPEPMMRAVAESLLQRGMALDDIYLSLERNMHCAVGHCGHCMFGGKFICKDGPVFAYAEVRTLLAVKGF; encoded by the coding sequence ATGAGCGCTATGGCGCACGCCATCAATCCGTATCTGCCGCAGCGTGCGGAGGTGGTGGAGCGGCTGGAGGAAGGGCGCGATATCTTCACGCTGCGCCTGCGTCTGTGCGATGAAACTGCGCGCGCGGCATACAGTTTTCAGCCCGGCCAGTTCAACATGTTGTATCTGATCGGCGCGGGCGAGGTGGCGATCTCGATAGTCTCCGACCCCGATAATCCGGGGCTCATCGATCACACGATACGCGCGGTGGGGCGCGTCACGCAGGGCCTGCAGCAACTCAAGCCGGGCGACACACTGGGCCTGCGCGGCCCGTTCGGGCGCGGCTGGCCGCTGGAGGCGGCGCGCGGACGCAGCCTGTTACTGATTACCGGCGGCCTCGGCTGCGCCCCGACCACCTCCATGATCCACTATGCGCTGCAACGCCGCGCGCAATATGGCGCGCTCACCATATGTCACGGCGTGAAGCATCCGGACGATCTCATTTACACCGATCGCATTCAGAGCTGGTGCGGCGCGCCGGACACCCAGGTGCTGCTGACGGCGGACAAGGGTACGCCGGAATGGCGTGGCCGCGTGGGCCTGGTCACGCAAACACTGGACGATGTAGAGCCGGAGTTGTTCAAGGGTGTGGCCATGATGTGCGGGCCGGAGCCGATGATGCGTGCGGTGGCGGAAAGCCTGCTCCAGCGCGGCATGGCGCTGGATGATATTTATCTCTCGCTGGAGCGCAACATGCACTGCGCGGTGGGACATTGCGGACATTGCATGTTCGGCGGCAAATTCATCTGCAAGGACGGCCCGGTGTTTGCCTACGCCGAGGTGCGCACCTTGCTGGCGGTAAAGGGTTTTTGA